Proteins encoded by one window of Roseibium sp. Sym1:
- a CDS encoding acyl-CoA thioesterase yields the protein MTTIDDFPLKARDKLRYADTDRQGHVNNAVFATFLETGRVEIIIGQGLADEGAAFVIARLELDFLAEINWPGEVEIGTAVREVGRSSFKLFQQVFQDGKPVARAVTVIVQMNEATRRSHPLSDHARKQLESYISPALST from the coding sequence TTGACAACAATCGACGATTTTCCGCTCAAGGCCCGTGACAAGCTGCGCTACGCCGACACGGACCGTCAGGGCCATGTCAACAATGCGGTGTTCGCGACGTTCCTGGAAACGGGGCGTGTCGAGATCATCATCGGCCAGGGACTGGCGGACGAGGGCGCGGCCTTCGTGATCGCCCGGCTGGAACTGGATTTCCTCGCCGAGATCAACTGGCCCGGCGAAGTGGAGATCGGCACGGCCGTCCGCGAAGTCGGCCGCAGTTCCTTCAAGCTGTTTCAGCAGGTCTTCCAGGATGGCAAACCTGTCGCCCGGGCCGTCACGGTCATCGTGCAGATGAACGAGGCGACACGCAGGTCCCATCCCTTGAGCGACCACGCGCGCAAGCAACTCGAAAGCTACATCAGTCCCGCGTTAAGCACATAG
- a CDS encoding protein-L-isoaspartate(D-aspartate) O-methyltransferase, translating into MDPFANERKEMVETQLRRRGVSDERVLAAMEKVPRHLFVPEDQQDRAYWDGPLPIGSGQTISQPYVVALTCELLEISPEDTVLDIGAGSGYAAAVLGELAASVISIERLPELADLARTNLEAAGYGNVEVLCADGTLGCPDKAPFDAIAVAAGAPTVPESLKQQLKVGGRLVIPVGPTRRMQDLVRVRRISETEFNTDDLGGVAYVPLVGAEGWAEDS; encoded by the coding sequence GTGGACCCGTTTGCGAACGAACGCAAGGAGATGGTTGAAACCCAGCTGCGCCGGCGCGGTGTCAGCGACGAACGGGTTCTGGCAGCCATGGAAAAAGTGCCAAGGCACTTGTTTGTGCCTGAGGACCAGCAGGACCGCGCCTATTGGGACGGCCCGCTGCCCATCGGATCCGGCCAGACCATCTCCCAGCCCTATGTTGTTGCCCTGACATGCGAATTGCTGGAAATATCGCCCGAGGACACCGTCCTCGACATCGGTGCGGGCTCAGGTTACGCCGCAGCAGTCCTCGGTGAGTTGGCAGCTTCCGTCATCAGCATCGAGCGTTTGCCAGAACTTGCAGATCTGGCGCGGACCAATCTTGAAGCCGCCGGCTACGGCAATGTGGAAGTCCTGTGCGCGGACGGCACACTGGGTTGTCCTGACAAGGCCCCGTTCGACGCCATCGCCGTCGCCGCCGGTGCCCCGACCGTCCCCGAATCCCTCAAGCAGCAACTGAAGGTTGGTGGCCGCCTCGTGATCCCGGTCGGCCCTACGAGGCGCATGCAGGATCTTGTCCGGGTCCGGCGGATATCGGAAACGGAATTCAATACGGACGATCTGGGCGGAGTGGCTTATGTGCCGTTGGTGGGGGCTGAAGGATGGGCGGAAGACAGCTAA
- a CDS encoding pyruvate dehydrogenase complex E1 component subunit beta → MPIDILMPALSPTMEEGKLAKWLKAEGDSVTAGDVIAEIETDKATMEVEAVDEGTLGKILVAEGTDNVKVNEKIAVLLADGEDASAIDAAASAPAAAPAPAAAEAPSAPAVASAPTPQAPAMDTPEDPEVPEGTTMKSSTVREALRDAMAEEMRRDPDVFVMGEEVAEYQGAYKITQGLLDEFSAKRVIDTPITEHGFAGMGVGAAMAGLKPIVEFMTFNFAMQAIDQIINSAAKTLYMSGGQMGAPIVFRGPNGAAARVGAQHSQDYASWYAHVPGLKVIQPYSAADAKGLLKAAIRDPNPVIFLENEILYGHSFEIPDMDDFVLPIGKAKIERGGTDVTLVSWGIGMTYALKAADELAGMGISAEVINLRTIRPLDIDTVLASVRKTGRIVTVEEAFPMCSVSSEIAFQVQEKAFDYLDAPILRVTGKDVPMPYAANLEKLALPSVPEVIDAVKAVTYTA, encoded by the coding sequence ATGCCTATCGACATTTTGATGCCGGCGCTTTCGCCGACAATGGAAGAAGGTAAGCTCGCCAAGTGGCTGAAAGCCGAAGGCGACAGCGTTACCGCCGGCGACGTGATCGCCGAGATTGAAACCGACAAGGCCACCATGGAAGTGGAAGCGGTCGACGAGGGCACGCTTGGCAAGATCCTGGTCGCCGAGGGTACCGACAACGTCAAGGTCAACGAGAAGATCGCTGTTCTCCTGGCCGACGGCGAGGATGCCAGCGCCATCGACGCCGCTGCCTCGGCTCCCGCTGCTGCACCGGCCCCTGCCGCGGCAGAGGCACCGAGCGCTCCGGCCGTTGCGTCCGCTCCGACACCGCAGGCCCCGGCAATGGATACGCCCGAGGATCCGGAAGTTCCGGAGGGCACCACGATGAAGTCCTCCACCGTGCGCGAAGCCCTGCGCGACGCCATGGCAGAGGAAATGCGCCGCGATCCGGACGTCTTCGTCATGGGTGAGGAAGTCGCCGAGTACCAGGGCGCCTACAAGATCACGCAAGGCCTGCTCGACGAGTTTTCGGCCAAGCGCGTCATCGACACGCCGATCACCGAGCACGGTTTTGCCGGCATGGGTGTCGGCGCGGCCATGGCCGGGCTGAAGCCGATCGTCGAGTTCATGACCTTCAACTTCGCCATGCAGGCGATCGACCAGATCATCAACTCCGCCGCCAAGACGCTGTACATGTCCGGTGGCCAGATGGGGGCCCCGATCGTGTTCCGCGGTCCGAACGGTGCCGCAGCCCGGGTCGGTGCGCAGCATTCCCAGGACTATGCTTCCTGGTATGCGCATGTGCCCGGCCTGAAGGTGATCCAGCCGTATTCGGCAGCGGACGCCAAGGGACTTCTGAAGGCCGCGATCCGCGATCCGAATCCGGTGATCTTCCTCGAAAACGAAATCCTTTACGGACATTCCTTCGAGATCCCGGACATGGACGATTTCGTCCTGCCGATCGGCAAGGCCAAGATCGAGCGCGGCGGCACCGACGTGACGCTGGTTTCCTGGGGCATCGGCATGACCTACGCCCTGAAGGCCGCGGACGAGCTGGCCGGCATGGGCATCTCCGCCGAGGTCATCAACCTGCGTACCATCCGTCCGCTGGACATCGACACGGTGCTGGCCTCGGTCCGCAAGACCGGCCGGATCGTCACGGTGGAAGAAGCCTTCCCGATGTGCTCGGTCTCCTCGGAGATCGCCTTCCAGGTCCAGGAAAAGGCCTTCGACTATCTCGATGCGCCGATCCTGCGCGTGACCGGCAAGGACGTTCCGATGCCTTACGCCGCCAATCTGGAAAAGCTGGCCCTGCCGAGCGTTCCGGAAGTCATCGACGCGGTCAAAGCCGTCACCTACACAGCCTGA
- the lpdA gene encoding dihydrolipoyl dehydrogenase — protein sequence MADTNYDVIIIGSGPGGYVTAIRSAQMGFKTAIVEREHLGGICLNWGCIPTKALLRSAEIFDHANHAKSFGLTLEGTMKADVKDVVARSRGVSARLNGGVGFLMKKNKIDVIWGEAKLTKPGEVVVGKSTKPVVEPQNPVPKGVKGEGTYTAKHIIIATGARPRALPGIEPDGKLIWTYFEAMKPAKMPKSLVVMGSGAIGIEFASFYRSMGVDVTVVELMANVMPVEDEEISKFARKALEKRGLKIITEAKVTKVDKAANSITAHVETKDGKVSQITADHLISAVGVQGNIENIGLEDLGVKTDRGCVVIDEYGRTNVPGLYAIGDVAGPPMLAHKAEHEGVICIEKIAGEKGVHPMDHRKIPGCTYCNPQVASVGLTEAKAKEQGRDIRVGRYMFNANGKAIALGEDNGMIKVIFDKKSGELLGAHMCGAEVTELIQGFVVAMNLETTEEELMHTIFPHPTLSEMMKESVLDAYGKVLNA from the coding sequence ATGGCTGATACCAATTACGACGTGATCATCATCGGCTCCGGGCCGGGCGGTTACGTGACCGCGATCCGGTCCGCCCAGATGGGCTTCAAGACCGCCATTGTCGAACGCGAACACCTGGGCGGCATCTGCCTCAACTGGGGCTGCATCCCGACCAAGGCGCTGCTGCGCTCCGCCGAGATCTTCGACCACGCCAACCATGCCAAGAGCTTCGGCCTGACGCTGGAGGGCACCATGAAGGCCGACGTCAAGGATGTCGTCGCGCGGTCGCGCGGTGTCTCGGCACGGCTCAATGGCGGCGTCGGCTTCCTGATGAAGAAGAACAAGATCGACGTGATCTGGGGCGAAGCCAAGCTGACCAAGCCGGGCGAGGTCGTTGTCGGCAAGTCCACCAAGCCGGTGGTCGAACCTCAGAACCCGGTGCCGAAAGGCGTGAAGGGCGAGGGCACCTACACCGCCAAGCACATCATCATCGCGACCGGCGCCCGCCCGCGTGCGCTGCCGGGCATCGAACCGGACGGCAAGCTGATCTGGACCTATTTCGAGGCGATGAAACCGGCCAAGATGCCGAAATCGCTCGTCGTTATGGGGTCCGGTGCGATCGGCATCGAATTCGCCTCCTTCTACCGTTCCATGGGCGTCGACGTCACCGTGGTCGAGCTGATGGCCAACGTCATGCCGGTCGAGGACGAGGAAATCTCGAAATTTGCCCGCAAGGCTCTGGAAAAGCGCGGCCTGAAGATCATCACCGAAGCCAAGGTGACCAAGGTCGACAAGGCGGCGAATTCGATCACCGCCCATGTCGAGACCAAGGACGGCAAGGTCAGCCAGATCACGGCCGACCACCTGATCTCCGCCGTCGGCGTCCAGGGCAATATCGAGAATATCGGTCTTGAGGACCTCGGCGTGAAGACCGACCGCGGTTGCGTCGTCATCGACGAATACGGCCGCACCAACGTGCCGGGTCTCTATGCCATCGGAGATGTCGCCGGTCCGCCCATGCTGGCCCACAAGGCCGAGCATGAGGGCGTCATCTGCATCGAGAAGATTGCCGGTGAGAAGGGCGTTCATCCGATGGATCACCGCAAGATCCCGGGCTGCACCTACTGCAACCCGCAGGTCGCCTCCGTCGGCCTCACCGAAGCCAAGGCCAAGGAACAGGGCCGTGACATCCGTGTCGGCCGGTACATGTTCAACGCCAACGGCAAGGCCATCGCGCTCGGCGAAGACAACGGCATGATCAAGGTGATCTTCGACAAGAAGTCAGGCGAACTTCTCGGCGCGCACATGTGCGGCGCGGAAGTGACCGAACTGATCCAGGGTTTTGTCGTTGCCATGAACCTGGAAACGACCGAGGAAGAGCTGATGCACACGATCTTCCCGCATCCGACCCTGTCGGAAATGATGAAGGAATCGGTGCTCGATGCTTACGGCAAGGTTCTGAACGCCTGA
- the pdhA gene encoding pyruvate dehydrogenase (acetyl-transferring) E1 component subunit alpha encodes MATASKTTSASSKSASRTRSSAKKAKPAIAEFDKDQELHAYREMLLIRRFEEKAGQLYGMGLIGGFCHLYIGQEAVVVGLQMAKKDGDQMITGYRDHGHMLAMDLDPKGVMAELTGRRGGLSKGKGGSMHMFSKEKHFYGGHGIVGAQVSLGTGLGFANKYRENGNVAMAFFGDGASNQGQVYESFNMAELWKLPVVYVVENNKYGMGTSVSRASATTDLSQRGASFNIPGEQVDGMDVRAVMAASEKALKWCRDGKGPYILEMITYRYRGHSMSDPAKYRSKDEVQKMRTEHDPIEQVRKRLLDKEWASEDDLKAIDKDVRAKVAEAAEFAQTDPEPDVSELYTDILL; translated from the coding sequence ATGGCCACAGCATCAAAGACCACTTCCGCTAGCTCCAAGAGTGCCAGCCGGACACGCAGCTCCGCCAAGAAGGCGAAGCCTGCGATCGCAGAGTTCGACAAGGACCAGGAACTTCACGCCTATCGTGAAATGCTTCTGATCCGCCGATTCGAGGAAAAAGCCGGCCAGTTGTACGGCATGGGACTCATCGGTGGATTCTGTCATTTGTATATCGGGCAGGAAGCTGTCGTTGTCGGCCTGCAGATGGCCAAGAAGGACGGCGATCAGATGATCACCGGTTATCGCGATCACGGTCACATGCTGGCGATGGATCTCGATCCGAAGGGTGTCATGGCCGAGCTGACCGGGCGCCGCGGCGGCCTGTCGAAAGGCAAGGGCGGCTCCATGCACATGTTCTCCAAGGAAAAGCACTTCTACGGCGGCCACGGCATCGTCGGCGCCCAGGTGTCTCTGGGGACCGGTCTCGGCTTCGCCAACAAGTACCGCGAGAACGGCAACGTCGCGATGGCGTTCTTCGGCGACGGCGCGTCCAACCAGGGCCAGGTCTACGAGAGCTTCAACATGGCCGAGCTCTGGAAGCTGCCGGTCGTCTATGTCGTCGAGAACAACAAGTACGGCATGGGCACCAGCGTTTCGCGCGCGTCCGCAACGACCGACCTGTCCCAGCGCGGTGCGTCCTTCAACATTCCGGGTGAACAGGTCGACGGCATGGATGTGCGCGCCGTCATGGCTGCCTCCGAAAAGGCCCTGAAATGGTGCCGGGACGGCAAAGGCCCCTATATCCTTGAAATGATCACCTACCGCTATCGCGGCCACTCCATGTCCGACCCGGCGAAATACCGCTCCAAGGACGAGGTCCAGAAGATGCGCACCGAGCACGATCCGATCGAGCAGGTCCGCAAGCGTCTCCTGGACAAGGAATGGGCGTCGGAAGACGATCTGAAGGCCATCGACAAGGACGTCAGGGCCAAGGTCGCCGAAGCCGCGGAGTTCGCCCAGACCGATCCGGAGCCGGACGTGTCCGAGCTCTACACCGACATTCTGCTTTAA
- a CDS encoding GlsB/YeaQ/YmgE family stress response membrane protein — translation MDVKAILIWVAIGILAGWLASVVVGGGGLIRYLITGLIGAFVGGFLFKLVGVNINLGNPYVNEIVVAAVGAIVVVLLARLIA, via the coding sequence ATGGATGTGAAAGCAATTCTGATCTGGGTCGCCATCGGTATTCTGGCGGGGTGGCTAGCAAGTGTCGTGGTCGGCGGCGGCGGACTGATCCGCTATCTGATCACCGGTCTGATCGGCGCTTTTGTCGGCGGTTTCCTGTTCAAGCTTGTCGGCGTGAACATCAACCTGGGCAATCCGTATGTGAACGAGATCGTCGTGGCGGCAGTCGGGGCGATCGTCGTGGTTCTGCTGGCGCGCCTGATTGCGTGA
- a CDS encoding pyruvate dehydrogenase complex dihydrolipoamide acetyltransferase, whose protein sequence is MPINITMPALSPTMEEGNLAKWLVKEGDTVSAGDVIAEIETDKATMEVEAVDEGKVGKIVVPEGSQGVKVNELIAVLLEDGEDASAIDASGGGAAPAPSGGDAVPAVPESAPAIEVGAKAATDPVPAPKAADGGRIFSSPLARRLAQLNGLDLKALSGSGPHGRIVKRDIEAALEAGTGKAAPAAAEAPKAAAAAAPATGPSADQVLKLFDKDSYELVPHDGMRKTIAKRLTESKQTIPHFYVSVDVELDALLALRAQLNGAAATDKDGKPAYKLSVNDMTIKALALALRDVPDANVSWTDDNMVMHKHADVGVAVSIPGGLITPIIRSAEEKPLSVISNQMKDLGKRAKERKLKPEEYQGGTTAVSNMGMMGVKNFSAVVNPPHATILAVGAGEKRPVVKDGELAVATVMSVTLSTDHRCVDGALGAELLAAFKGYIENPMSMLV, encoded by the coding sequence ATGCCAATCAATATCACCATGCCGGCTCTCTCTCCCACCATGGAGGAGGGCAACCTGGCCAAGTGGCTGGTCAAGGAAGGCGACACGGTTTCCGCCGGTGACGTCATCGCCGAGATCGAAACCGACAAGGCCACCATGGAAGTGGAAGCCGTCGACGAGGGCAAGGTCGGCAAGATCGTCGTGCCCGAGGGCTCCCAGGGCGTGAAGGTCAACGAGCTGATCGCCGTGCTCCTGGAAGACGGCGAGGATGCCAGTGCCATCGATGCATCCGGTGGCGGGGCCGCTCCGGCGCCGTCCGGCGGCGATGCCGTTCCGGCCGTGCCGGAAAGTGCACCGGCCATCGAGGTCGGCGCCAAGGCAGCGACCGATCCGGTGCCCGCGCCGAAGGCGGCCGATGGCGGACGCATTTTCTCCTCGCCGCTGGCGCGCCGTCTGGCACAGCTCAACGGGCTGGACCTGAAGGCCCTGTCCGGCAGCGGTCCCCACGGCCGCATCGTCAAGCGCGACATTGAAGCAGCCCTGGAAGCCGGAACGGGCAAGGCCGCACCGGCCGCCGCCGAGGCTCCGAAGGCAGCTGCTGCCGCGGCCCCGGCAACCGGCCCATCCGCGGACCAGGTGCTCAAGCTGTTCGACAAGGACAGCTACGAGCTCGTGCCGCATGACGGCATGCGCAAGACCATCGCCAAGCGCCTGACGGAGTCCAAGCAGACCATTCCGCATTTCTACGTTTCCGTGGATGTGGAGCTGGACGCCCTGCTGGCCCTGCGGGCCCAGCTCAACGGCGCGGCGGCAACCGACAAGGACGGCAAGCCGGCCTACAAGCTGTCGGTCAACGACATGACCATCAAGGCGCTGGCCCTTGCGCTGCGCGATGTTCCGGATGCCAATGTGTCCTGGACCGACGACAACATGGTCATGCACAAGCATGCCGATGTCGGTGTCGCGGTGTCCATTCCGGGCGGCCTGATCACCCCGATCATCCGCAGCGCGGAAGAAAAGCCCCTGTCGGTGATCTCCAACCAGATGAAGGACCTCGGCAAGCGCGCGAAAGAGCGCAAGCTGAAGCCCGAGGAGTACCAGGGCGGCACCACGGCGGTGTCCAACATGGGCATGATGGGCGTGAAGAACTTCTCCGCGGTCGTCAATCCGCCGCACGCGACCATCCTGGCGGTCGGTGCCGGCGAGAAGCGCCCGGTTGTCAAGGACGGCGAACTGGCGGTTGCCACCGTCATGTCCGTGACGCTCTCCACCGACCACCGCTGCGTGGACGGTGCCCTCGGCGCGGAACTCCTGGCCGCCTTCAAGGGCTACATCGAAAATCCGATGAGCATGCTGGTCTGA
- the lipA gene encoding lipoyl synthase → MVTIVDTLNRPKESSEARPRHPEKAHRPDNPVQRKPKWIRVKAPTSPVYRETQNVVRDNNLVTVCEEAGCPNIGECWSKKHASFMILGDTCTRACAFCNVRTGMPGPVDPKEAQGVADAVAAMGLEHVVITSVDRDDLDDGGATHFADVINAIRKTSPKTTVEVLTPDFLRKDGALEIVVAAKPDVFNHNLETVPSKYLKVRPGARYFHSIRLLQKVKELDPEMFTKSGIMVGLGEVRNEVLQLMDDLRAADVDFLTIGQYLQPSKKHHPVMDFITPEEFKGYERIAYAKGFLKVSASPLTRSSHHAGEDFADLRAARKAKLGH, encoded by the coding sequence ATGGTTACGATCGTCGACACGCTCAATCGCCCGAAAGAGTCCTCCGAAGCGCGGCCGCGCCATCCGGAAAAGGCGCACCGCCCGGACAATCCCGTTCAGCGCAAACCGAAATGGATCCGCGTCAAGGCGCCAACCTCTCCGGTGTATCGCGAAACCCAGAACGTGGTGCGCGACAACAACCTCGTCACCGTGTGCGAGGAAGCCGGCTGTCCGAATATCGGCGAATGCTGGTCGAAGAAACATGCCAGCTTCATGATCCTCGGCGATACCTGCACCCGTGCATGCGCCTTTTGCAACGTGCGCACCGGCATGCCGGGGCCGGTCGATCCGAAGGAAGCCCAGGGGGTCGCCGATGCCGTTGCCGCCATGGGCCTGGAACACGTGGTGATCACCTCGGTCGACCGCGACGATCTCGATGATGGCGGTGCGACCCATTTCGCCGACGTGATCAACGCGATCCGCAAGACCTCGCCGAAAACGACCGTGGAAGTGCTGACACCGGATTTCCTGCGCAAGGACGGCGCTCTGGAGATTGTTGTCGCGGCCAAGCCCGATGTCTTCAACCACAACCTGGAAACCGTGCCTTCGAAATACCTGAAGGTGCGGCCGGGCGCGCGCTATTTCCACTCCATCCGGCTTCTTCAGAAGGTGAAGGAACTCGATCCGGAAATGTTCACCAAGTCCGGCATCATGGTGGGGCTCGGCGAGGTGCGCAACGAAGTGCTGCAGTTGATGGACGATCTCAGGGCCGCGGATGTCGATTTCCTGACAATCGGCCAGTACCTGCAGCCGTCCAAGAAACACCATCCGGTGATGGACTTCATCACGCCGGAAGAGTTCAAGGGCTATGAGCGCATCGCCTATGCCAAGGGGTTCCTGAAAGTGTCGGCCAGCCCGCTGACCCGGTCCTCGCACCATGCCGGCGAGGATTTTGCCGACTTGCGGGCGGCACGCAAGGCCAAGCTCGGCCACTGA
- a CDS encoding CinA family protein, with the protein MSDPTPHSLEDLAPLAAQVLDALKSENMMVATAESCTGGLICGALTEIAGSSAAVDRGFVTYSNEAKTELLGVPAALIKKVGAVSKEVAVAMAEGALDRSDADIAVSVTGIAGPGGGTPEKPVGTVHIALARKGSPTDHVHCWFADQGRRSIRLATVHTALISILNAIS; encoded by the coding sequence ATGAGCGATCCAACACCTCACAGCCTGGAAGACCTTGCACCGCTGGCGGCACAGGTGCTGGATGCCCTGAAGTCTGAAAACATGATGGTCGCAACGGCTGAATCATGCACCGGCGGACTGATCTGTGGCGCCCTCACGGAAATCGCGGGCTCGTCCGCCGCCGTTGACCGGGGCTTTGTCACCTATTCGAACGAGGCGAAAACCGAATTGCTCGGCGTCCCCGCCGCGCTGATCAAAAAGGTCGGAGCAGTCAGCAAGGAGGTCGCGGTCGCAATGGCCGAGGGTGCCCTGGACAGATCCGATGCCGATATCGCCGTCTCGGTGACCGGCATTGCCGGCCCCGGTGGCGGCACCCCTGAAAAGCCTGTCGGCACCGTGCATATCGCCCTTGCCCGCAAGGGCAGTCCGACGGATCACGTACACTGCTGGTTTGCCGACCAGGGCCGCCGTTCGATCCGCCTGGCCACGGTTCACACTGCACTTATATCGATTTTAAATGCAATTTCCTGA
- a CDS encoding FtsB family cell division protein, protein MPRAATRQRKKSILRRLITPAIAIAALGYFGFHAMSGELGMVGRAMIERQVSELEAELETLTAAREALVARVSLLRPESLDPDMLDERARLNLNLVHPDELVVLRPGHRYSMN, encoded by the coding sequence GTGCCCCGAGCAGCCACGAGACAGCGTAAAAAATCCATTCTCCGCCGCCTGATCACGCCCGCCATCGCCATTGCGGCGCTTGGTTATTTCGGCTTTCACGCGATGAGTGGAGAATTGGGCATGGTCGGCCGGGCCATGATCGAGCGCCAGGTTTCCGAACTGGAAGCCGAACTCGAGACGCTGACCGCCGCGCGCGAGGCACTCGTCGCCCGTGTCAGTCTGCTGCGCCCGGAGAGCCTCGATCCGGACATGCTGGACGAACGGGCCAGGCTCAATCTCAATCTGGTCCACCCTGACGAGCTGGTCGTGCTGCGTCCGGGGCATCGTTACAGCATGAACTGA
- a CDS encoding GlsB/YeaQ/YmgE family stress response membrane protein, with translation MGLIITVIIGLVAGAIAHRVLNSRGGFLGSLVVGLIGALLGGELADILNLHVTGGILDRLIIAVVGAILFLFIWKKLFK, from the coding sequence ATGGGTCTGATCATCACCGTCATCATCGGTCTTGTCGCGGGTGCCATTGCCCACCGGGTGCTGAACAGCCGGGGCGGCTTCCTGGGAAGCCTCGTTGTCGGTCTCATCGGCGCGTTGCTCGGCGGCGAGCTTGCCGACATTCTCAATCTGCATGTGACAGGTGGCATTCTCGACCGGCTGATCATTGCCGTTGTCGGTGCGATCCTGTTCCTTTTCATCTGGAAGAAGCTGTTCAAGTAG
- a CDS encoding type II toxin-antitoxin system RatA family toxin, with translation MPSFSSSHKVNHAADDMFRLVADVERYPEFVPLCQDLHVRGRKELEDGRAVLVADMTVAYKLFKETFTSRVELKPAERKIQVEYLDGPFKHLENTWTFEEAGEGCSTVGFYISYEFRSRTLGSLMGVMFDKAFRKFSSAFEARADEVYGA, from the coding sequence ATGCCCAGCTTTTCCTCCAGCCACAAGGTCAATCACGCGGCGGACGACATGTTCCGCCTCGTCGCCGACGTGGAGCGCTACCCGGAATTCGTGCCGCTCTGCCAGGATCTGCATGTGCGCGGTCGCAAGGAGCTGGAGGATGGGCGCGCGGTGCTGGTCGCGGACATGACCGTGGCCTACAAGCTGTTCAAGGAAACCTTCACCAGCCGGGTGGAGTTGAAGCCCGCAGAGCGCAAGATCCAGGTGGAATATCTGGACGGCCCGTTCAAGCACCTGGAAAACACCTGGACCTTCGAGGAGGCCGGGGAGGGCTGTTCGACGGTCGGCTTCTACATTTCGTATGAATTCCGCAGCCGCACGCTCGGCTCGCTCATGGGCGTCATGTTCGACAAGGCCTTCCGCAAGTTCTCGAGCGCCTTCGAGGCCCGCGCGGACGAGGTGTACGGAGCCTAG